A single region of the Changchengzhania lutea genome encodes:
- a CDS encoding BrxA/BrxB family bacilliredoxin — MYPAELVKPMREDLTKVGFEELHTADAVNEALAKEGTTLVVVNSVCGCAAANARPGARMSLQNAKKPDHIVTVFAGVDKEAVDQARQHMIPFPPSSPCMALFKDGELVHMLERHHIEGRPAELIGENLMDAYNAHC; from the coding sequence ATGTATCCAGCAGAATTAGTAAAACCAATGCGTGAAGACTTAACTAAAGTGGGGTTTGAAGAATTACATACAGCAGACGCCGTTAATGAAGCCTTGGCAAAAGAAGGTACAACCTTAGTGGTGGTGAATTCAGTTTGTGGTTGTGCGGCAGCAAATGCACGTCCTGGTGCTAGAATGAGTTTACAGAATGCTAAAAAACCAGACCATATTGTGACCGTATTTGCGGGTGTTGATAAAGAAGCGGTAGATCAAGCTAGACAGCATATGATTCCGTTTCCTCCAAGCTCACCATGTATGGCGCTTTTTAAAGATGGTGAATTAGTGCATATGTTAGAGCGCCATCATATTGAAGGAAGACCAGCAGAACTTATTGGTGAAAACCTTATGGATGCATACAACGCACACTGTTAG